Proteins encoded within one genomic window of Callithrix jacchus isolate 240 chromosome 11, calJac240_pri, whole genome shotgun sequence:
- the LOC100387144 gene encoding TRPM8 channel-associated factor 2 isoform X3, whose amino-acid sequence MWASVRGRIPGRVSSKGENLERCGEDVRQDQQQLLEGISELDIRTGGVPSELLVHGALAFPLGLDASLNCFLAAARYGRGRVVLAAHECLLCAPKMGPFLLNAVRWLTGGQTGKVGVNTSLKDLCSLLSEHGLECSLEPHLNSNLGVYCCKAYSDKEAKQMQEFVAEGGGLLIGGQSWWWASQNPGHSPLAGFPGNIILNCFGLSILPQTLSVGCFPVPTPEMRSYHFRKALSEFQAILNHGNGNLEKSCLAKLRVDGAAFLQIPAEGVPAYISLHRLLKKMLRGSALPAVSQENPVAGDSIEAAMLSLATRLAHSLTDCSQLAKELGTRTCSSNLYPSKHPITVEIEGNNPGNNDCWVSTGLYLLEGQNAEVSLSEAAASAGLKVQIGCHTDDLTKARKLCRAPVVTHQCCMDRTSQSVSCLWGGLLYVIVPKGRQLGPVSVTITGAVHAPYYKLGKTSIEEWKRQMQENLAPWGELATNNIILTVPTTKLQALENPEPVLRLWDEMMQAVARLAAQPFPFRRPERIVADVQISAGWMHSGYPIMCHLESVQELINETSMRSRGLWGPIHELGHNQQQDGWEFRPHTTEATCNLWSVYVHETVLGIPRAKAHEALSPPERERRIKDHLGKGAPLCDWNVWTALETYLQLQEAFGWEPFNQLFAEYQTLSHLPEDNTGRMNLWVKKFSEKVKKNLVPFFEAWGWPVQKEVADRLASLPEWQENPMQVYLCAKK is encoded by the exons GTGTGGGGAGGATGTCAGGCAGGACCAGCAGCAGCTCCTGGAGGGGATCTCAGAGCTGGACATTAGGACAGGGGGAGTCCCCTCAGAGCTGCTGGTGCATGGAGCCCTGGCCTTCCCTCTGGGGCTGGATGCCTCACTCAACTGCTTCCTGGCAGCTGCTCGCTATGGCCGAGGCCGGGTGGTCCTGGCTGCCCATGAGTGCCTGCTCTGTGCTCCCAAGATGGGGCCCTTCTTGCTCAATGCTGTGCGCTGGCTGACCGGAGGCCAGACAGGCAAAGTTGGGGTGAACACAAGTCTAAAAGATCTGTGTTCCCTCCTATCAGAGCATGGCCTGGAATGCAGCTTGGAGCCACATCTGAACAGCAACTTGGGTGTCTACTGCTGCAAGGCCTACAGTGACAAGGAAGCTAAGCAGATGCAGGAGTTTGTGGCTGAGGGTGGGGGGCTGCTGATTGGGGGCCAGTCCTGGTGGTGGGCCTCCCAGAACCCTGGCCACTCCCCCTTGGCTGGCTTCCCTGGTAACATCATCCTCAACTGCTTTGGCCTCAgcatcctgcctcagactctcagcGTAGGCTGCTTCCCTGTTCCAACCCCTGAGATGAGAAGCTACCACTTCCGCAAGGCACTGTCTGAGTTCCAGGCTATATTAAACCATGGAAATGGGAACTTGGAAAAGAGCTGTCTGGCAAAGTTGAGAGTTGATGGCGCAGCCTTCCTACAGATTCCTGCGGAGGGGGTCCCTGCTTACATATCCCTGCACAGGCTCCTGAAGAAGATGCTAAGAGGGTCTGCACTCCCAGCTGTGAGCCAGGAAAATCCAGTTGCTGGTGACTCCATTGAGGCTGCAATGCTCTCTCTGGCCACTCGGCTGGCTCACTCTCTAACTGACTGCTCCCAGCTAGCCAAGGAGCTTGGCACCAGGACCTGCTCCTCCAATTTGTACCCCTCAAAACACCCCATCACCGTGGAGATTGAAGGAAACAACCCAG GCAACAATGATTGCTGGGTGAGTACTGGGCTCTACCTCCTGGAAGGACAAAATGCAGAAGTCTCACTGTCTGAAGCTGCTGCCTCTGCTGGCCTGAAG GTACAGATTGGTTGCCACACTGATGACCTGACCAAGGCCAGGAAGCTATGTCGAGCCCCCGTGGTGACTCACCAATGCTGTATGGACAGGACCAGTCAGTCAGTCTCCTGCCTCTGGGGTGGCCTTCTCTACGTCATTGTGCCCAAAGGCAGACAACTAGGCCCTGTGTCTGTCACTATCACGGGGGCTGTGCATGCCCCATACTACAAGCTGG GTAAGACATCCATAGAGGAGTGGAAGAGGCAGATGCAGGAGAACCTGGCTCCCTGGGGAGAGCTGGCCAcgaacaacatcatcctgacagtGCCAACCACAAAGCTCCAGGCCTTGGAAAACCCTGAGCCTGTGCTCCGCCTCTGGGATGAGATGATGCAGGCTGTGGCCAGACTGGCGGCTCAGCCCTTCCCTTTCCGCCGACCCGAGAGAATTGTGGCTGATGTGCAGATCTCAGCTG GCTGGATGCATTCAGGATACCCCATCATGTGCCACCTGGAGTCTGTGCAAGAGCTCATCAATGAGACGAGCATGAGAAGTCGGGGTCTGTGGGGCCCCATCCATGAGCTTGGCCACAACCAACAGCAGGATGGATGGGAGTTCCGCCCACACACTACCGAGGCCACCTGCAACCTTTGGTCAGTCTATGTGCATGAAACAGTCCTAGGGATCCCCAGGGCTAAGGCCCATGAGGCTCTGAGCCCTCCAGAACGAGAGAGGAGAATCAAGGACCACCTGGGAAAAGGAGCTCCCCTGTGTGACTGGAATGTGTGGACAGCCCTGGAAACATATCTGCAG CTCCAGGAGGCCTTTGGGTGGGAGCCATTCAACCAACTCTTTGCTGAGTACCAGACCCTCTCTCACCTACCCGAAGACAACACTGGCAGGATGAATCTATGGGTGAAGAAGTTCTCTGAAAAAGTGAAGAAGAATCTGGTTCCCTTCTTTGAGGCCTGGGGCTGGCCTGTCCAGAAGGAGGTGGCTGACAGATTGGCCTCCCTACCAGAGTGGCAGGAAAACCCCATGCAAGTGTACCTCTGTGCCAAGAAGTAA